In the genome of Alphaproteobacteria bacterium, the window CCTTGGCCGACCTTTAAGGCGGAGATTATAGTTCTTGAACCGCTGCCAGCGAGGCCGGTGAGATGCGACGCGACGTTATTGCGATTGGATTGCTTCTTTGGGGCATCCTCCTGTTTGCCGCGCCGGCGCGCGCGTTTGACGAGAGTTATTCGTTCAGCGGGTTCGGCGAAGGCAACAGAACCTGCGAGGAATTCATTGCAGCGCGGCAAAAAGAACTGGTCGCGCGCGCCTCAAAGGGAGGTACCGAGAATGTCCAGTATACAATCGCCTATGCAGCCATCTACGCTTTCATCGAAGGCTGGGTCACGGCTGCGGACTTATTTCTGCCTCACACCTACAGCCTGTTCCCAAAGGGGTTGGAGCCCGCGATGATTTGGCTCGACAACTATTGTCGCGAGAACCCTTCGAAAAAGCTTGCTGCCGCGCTGCCGATGCTTTGGCTTGCTGCCTTTCCGGGACGCGAGCAGGCGGCACCCAAATAGATGTTGGCGGCACGCGCGACAGGGTCCCCAAGACTATCCGCCTGAGACGATAAATCGGGATGTGCCAAGAAGGGTGATTTCACCGGGCCGGAGATCCCTCAGTGGGGATTAGGAACTTCAATCCAGCCCGCCATGCTGATAAACTGGAAGCCGACCGTCGCGGCTCATCCGAGAATTTGCATTTCCGGGGGTGGAGCCATGCTACGCAAAATTGCAGACCTCATGGCTACCGACGAACTCGTAACGCTAACGCCGTCAGCCACGGTTTTCGACGCCGCTTGCGCTATGAAGGCGCGGAAGTGCGGCTCGGTCCTGGTCACGGTCGGCGGCAAGCTCAAAGGTATCTTCACGGAGCGCGACGTCGTGAATCGCGTGATCGCCGCCAAACTCGATCCGACGACAACGGCACTTGCCAAAGTCATGACTGAAAATCCCGACACGGTGACGCCGGACACACTCGCCGTCGAGGCGCTCAGGATGATGGAAGATGGCGGCTACCGTCATCTGCCGGTCGTTCGCCGAGGCCGCATCCTCGGCGTCGTCTCGCGCCGCGACTTCTACGGCGAGGAAAAGGCGGAACTCGAGAGGGAGCGCCAAATCTGGGAGCGGATCGGATAGCGGCATCGACGTCGATCCAGCGAAGCCCGACCACGCTCCGCGGCACTCAAGGAGAGTGCATGCCGCCGGCGGTAATCTGCGATCCCGACGAAAAGTGAAACGCGACCGCGCGGTCGGGCGGTGACGAGCCGTCCT includes:
- a CDS encoding CBS domain-containing protein, which produces MLRKIADLMATDELVTLTPSATVFDAACAMKARKCGSVLVTVGGKLKGIFTERDVVNRVIAAKLDPTTTALAKVMTENPDTVTPDTLAVEALRMMEDGGYRHLPVVRRGRILGVVSRRDFYGEEKAELERERQIWERIG